The genomic interval GCCGGTAGCCGCGCACCACCATCGAGTGGGTGCCGCGACCACCACGGTTGACCCTGTAGGCGTCATGAAGCGGGGCCGGCCCGTCGATTGACACCCCCACCAGGACGTCATGCTCGGCGAGAAAGGCCGCCCACTCCTTGTCGATGAGGGTGGCATTGGTCTGCAGTGCGTGGCGGACCTGCTGGGTGGGGCGGCGGTAGGTCTCGCACATCTGAAGTGCCTTGCGGAAGAAGGGGATACCACGAAGGGTCGGCTCCCCGCCCTGCCACAGCACCGTCACCTCACCATCGGGGCCGGCGGCGAGCAGCTCGCGGATGTACGCCCGTGCCGTCTCCTCGCTCATGAGCTGGCGAGGCACGTCGTAGAGCAGCTCCTTGGACAGGAAGAAGCAGTACTGGCAGTCCAGGTTGCAGGCGGCTCCCGTGGGCTTGGTGACCACGGACAGGGGCAGGCGCGGCCGGTTCACCGGCCCCTCGCCTACGTGGTCCTCAGGGCTGTCAGTACGTGCCACGTTCTTCCTTCACGTGAGCGGCTCCAGGACGTGGGCCTGTCCCCGGCAACCTCGTCGAGAGCCTTCACCATATACCCGCCCCGCTCCTGCCCAGGGCGCGGGTGCGGGGCCCTGGCTCATGTCGTGTCCAGGTGAGCGCCCGCTCAGGCGCGCTCGAGGTAGGCCTGGGACTCCTCGTCAAGGCGCTCGGTGATGGCGGCGGCGAGGTCCGGATGGTGCTCCAGGCCCGGGTCCCGGGCGATGACGGCCTGCACCTCACCCCGCGCCTGCTCGATGACGCGGGCATCGCGGGTCACGCGCAGCAGGTCCAGGTCGCTGCGGCGCCCCGACTGGGCGGCACCGAGCACATTGCCCTCGCTGCGCAGCTCCAGGTCCGCCTCGGCCAGCGCGAAGCCGTCCAGGGTCTCGGCGAAGGCCTTGAGACGGTGGTAGGCAGGCGAGCCGACCTCACAACCGGCGACCGCCACGCACAGGGAGGGGCGGTCCCCGCGCCCGACGCGCCCGCGCAGCTGGTGCAGCTGGGACAGGCCGAATCGGTCGGCGTCGAGGATGACCATCATCGTCGCCCCCGGCACGTCCACACCGACCTCGACGACGGTCGTGGCCACGAGCACGGGCGTGCGCCCGGAGGCGAAGTCCTCCATCGCCGCGGTCTTCTCCGCCGGGCTCATGCGGCCCGTGAGCGTGCCGACGCCGACCCCCTCCAGTGCGGGCTCGGCGGCCAGGCGCTCGGCCCACTCGGTAACGGCCGCCAGTGGGCGCGCCGGGCTGGGATCCTCCCCCAGCGCAGAGACCAGGTCCTCCAGCCCGGCGGTATCCGGCTCATCGGCGCCGACGCCGAGCGAGCCGTGGGCGAGGTCCGTGAGCTCCTCGTCGGTGACGTCGATGCGTGGGCAGACGACGTACACGCGCCCGCCTGTGGCCACCTCCCGGGCGGCGCGGCGCCAGATGCCCTCAACCCAGGGCTCGCGCTCCCAGGGCACGAGGTGGGTGGCAACCGGGCTGCGCCCGCCAGGGGTCTCGTCGAGAACGGCGGTGTCCAGGTCCCCGAAGACGGTCATGGCGATGGTGCGCGGGATGGGGGTGGCCGTCATGACGAGCAGGTGGGGTGTGCGGCGCTCCTGGGACCCGGGCAGGGCCTGTGGGTCCGTCACTCCCCCGCGCTCGCGCAGAGCGTCGCGCTGAGCGACGCCGAAGCGGTGCTGCTCGTCGACGACGACGAGCCCCAGGAAGGGCAGTTGGACGCTCTCATTGAGCAGGGCGTGCGTGCCCACGAGGATGGAGGGCTCCCCGCCCGCGAGCGCGGCCAGGACCTCGCGGCGCCGTGGTGCCGGTGTGGAGCCGGTCAGCAGGTGCACCCGGGTCGCGCGCACGGCGCCGTCGAGCATGCCGCCACGTGCGAGCGGCCCGAGCAGGTGCTCGAGCGAGGCCCGGTGCTGGGCGGCCAGGACCTCGGTGGGGGCGAGCAGGGCCGCCTGCCCTCCGGCGCCGACCACCTGGAGCATGGCGCGCAGGGCGACGAGGGTCTTGCCGCTGCCGACATCGCCCTGCAACAGGCGCTGCATGGGCACGGTGGAGTCGAGCGCGGTGGCGATCTCCTCACCGACGCGCACCTGCCCGGCCGTGAGCCGGAAAGGCAGGGCGGCGTCCAGGTCCGCGCGCAGGGACTGAGGGCCCGGCAGCGACCAGGCGACGGCGGCGTGGGTGGACTCGTGCTCGACGCGGCGGCGGGCCAGGGCGGCCTGCAGGACGAAGGCCTCCTCGTAGCGCAGGCGCCTGCGCGCAGCACGCCACTGCTCCTCGTCCTGGGGGCAGTGGATCCACCGCCAGGCGGTGAGGGCGTCGACCAGACGGTGGGCGGCGCGCACCTCGGCGGGCAGGGGCTCGGGCACGTCCTCGTCACCGAGCTGGTCCACAACGGTGCGCATGGCGATGGCCAGTTTCCAGGAGGGCAGGGCGTCGGTGCCCGGGTAGATGGGCAGGGGCCGGGCAAGGAGCGCCTCGCGCTCGTCCTCACTGAGGTCGTCGAGGACC from Actinomyces respiraculi carries:
- a CDS encoding ATP-dependent DNA helicase RecG, whose product is MLSQPLSKVLGKKTADELIRQGLLTVGDLLHLLPRRYDTWGELTELAQLVEGEHATVQAQVLRSTSRRTRGGRPAALMEATVTDGASTMDIVLFGGAGLMSHYAKQLAPGTTVLLSGKVGLRRGRRQLASPRFQVLDDLSEDEREALLARPLPIYPGTDALPSWKLAIAMRTVVDQLGDEDVPEPLPAEVRAAHRLVDALTAWRWIHCPQDEEQWRAARRRLRYEEAFVLQAALARRRVEHESTHAAVAWSLPGPQSLRADLDAALPFRLTAGQVRVGEEIATALDSTVPMQRLLQGDVGSGKTLVALRAMLQVVGAGGQAALLAPTEVLAAQHRASLEHLLGPLARGGMLDGAVRATRVHLLTGSTPAPRRREVLAALAGGEPSILVGTHALLNESVQLPFLGLVVVDEQHRFGVAQRDALRERGGVTDPQALPGSQERRTPHLLVMTATPIPRTIAMTVFGDLDTAVLDETPGGRSPVATHLVPWEREPWVEGIWRRAAREVATGGRVYVVCPRIDVTDEELTDLAHGSLGVGADEPDTAGLEDLVSALGEDPSPARPLAAVTEWAERLAAEPALEGVGVGTLTGRMSPAEKTAAMEDFASGRTPVLVATTVVEVGVDVPGATMMVILDADRFGLSQLHQLRGRVGRGDRPSLCVAVAGCEVGSPAYHRLKAFAETLDGFALAEADLELRSEGNVLGAAQSGRRSDLDLLRVTRDARVIEQARGEVQAVIARDPGLEHHPDLAAAITERLDEESQAYLERA